A genomic window from Caballeronia sp. SBC1 includes:
- the plsY gene encoding glycerol-3-phosphate 1-O-acyltransferase PlsY, translating into MNNVIVAVVAYLIGSISFAVVVSSAMGLADPRSYGSGNPGATNVLRTGNKLAAILTLLGDAFKGWLPVWVVVHFGTRFGLDSTAIALAAIAVFLGHLFPIFFKFQGGKGVATAAGVLLAINPVLGLATLLTWVIIAFFFRYSSLAALVSAVFAPFFDVFLFGPSRISLAVAAMSALLIWRHRGNIKKLLDGKESRIGEKKPAVEAAK; encoded by the coding sequence ATGAACAATGTGATTGTTGCTGTGGTTGCTTACCTGATCGGCTCGATCTCGTTTGCAGTGGTGGTCAGCTCGGCCATGGGTCTTGCCGACCCGCGTTCGTACGGTTCCGGCAACCCGGGTGCGACGAACGTGCTGCGCACGGGCAACAAGCTGGCAGCCATCCTGACGCTGCTCGGCGATGCGTTCAAAGGCTGGCTACCCGTGTGGGTCGTCGTGCATTTCGGCACCCGGTTCGGGCTGGATTCCACGGCTATCGCGCTGGCCGCCATCGCCGTGTTTCTCGGGCATTTGTTCCCGATATTCTTCAAGTTTCAAGGCGGCAAAGGCGTTGCGACCGCGGCAGGCGTGCTGCTCGCCATCAACCCGGTGTTGGGGCTGGCCACCTTGCTGACGTGGGTGATCATCGCGTTCTTCTTCCGGTATTCGTCGCTGGCGGCGTTGGTGTCGGCGGTATTCGCGCCGTTCTTCGACGTATTCCTCTTCGGCCCGAGCCGCATATCGCTGGCCGTTGCCGCAATGAGCGCGCTGCTGATCTGGCGGCATCGCGGGAATATCAAGAAACTGCTTGATGGGAAGGAAAGCCGGATCGGAGAGAAGAAGCCGGCGGTGGAAGCGGCTAAATAA
- a CDS encoding YajQ family cyclic di-GMP-binding protein yields the protein MPSFDVVSEANMIEVKNAIEQSNKEIATRFDFKGSDARVEQKDRELTLFADDDFKLGQVKDVVLSKLAKRNVDVRFLDYGKIEKIGGDKLKQVVEIKKGVTGDLAKKIVKMIKDSKIKVQASIQGDSVRINGTKRDDLQSAIALLKKDVTDTPLDFNNFRD from the coding sequence ATGCCATCGTTTGACGTCGTCAGCGAAGCAAACATGATCGAGGTGAAAAACGCCATCGAACAATCGAACAAGGAAATTGCCACGCGCTTCGACTTCAAGGGTTCGGACGCGCGCGTCGAGCAAAAGGATCGTGAACTGACGCTTTTTGCCGACGACGATTTCAAGCTCGGCCAGGTCAAGGACGTGGTGTTGTCGAAACTCGCAAAACGCAATGTGGACGTGCGCTTTCTCGATTACGGCAAGATCGAAAAAATTGGCGGCGACAAGCTGAAGCAGGTCGTCGAGATCAAGAAGGGTGTCACCGGTGATCTGGCAAAGAAGATCGTCAAGATGATCAAGGACAGCAAGATCAAGGTCCAGGCAAGCATTCAGGGCGACTCGGTGCGCATCAACGGCACAAAGCGTGATGACCTGCAGAGCGCAATTGCGTTGCTGAAGAAGGACGTGACGGACACGCCGCTGGATTTTAATAATTTCCGCGATTGA
- a CDS encoding argininosuccinate synthase yields MSDIKKVVLAYSGGLDTSVILKWLQDNYDAEVVTFTADIGQGEELEPARKKALQLGIKQDNIFIEDLREEFVRDFVFPMFRANTVYEGEYLLGTSIARPLIAKRQIEIARAVGAQSVSHGATGKGNDQVRFELGYYSLEPGIKVIAPWREWDLLSREKLLAYAEKAGIPIEMKHKQGGAPYSMDANLLHISFEGRHLEDPKAEAEADMWRWTVAPEDAPDQPEYLDIEYEKGDPVALNGKRLSPAEMLTELNAIGGKHGVGRLDLVENRYVGMKSRGCYETPGGTIMLKAHRGIESITLDREVAHLKDDLMPRYAALIYNGYWWSPERRALQVLIDHTQDKVNGWTRVKLYKGSVTVVARDSKETLFDKNIATFDDDGGAYDQADAGGFIKLNALRMRIAENARRKRGG; encoded by the coding sequence ATGAGCGATATCAAAAAAGTCGTGCTCGCCTACTCAGGCGGCCTCGATACCTCCGTCATCCTGAAGTGGTTGCAAGACAACTACGACGCCGAAGTCGTGACGTTCACCGCTGACATCGGTCAGGGCGAAGAACTCGAACCGGCGCGCAAGAAAGCGCTGCAGCTCGGCATCAAGCAGGACAACATCTTCATTGAAGATCTGCGTGAGGAGTTTGTCCGCGACTTCGTGTTCCCCATGTTCCGCGCCAATACCGTTTATGAAGGCGAATACTTGCTGGGCACGTCGATCGCGCGTCCGCTGATCGCGAAACGGCAGATTGAGATCGCCCGCGCGGTGGGTGCGCAATCCGTGTCGCACGGTGCGACCGGCAAGGGCAACGACCAGGTGCGTTTCGAGTTGGGTTATTACTCGCTCGAGCCGGGTATCAAGGTGATCGCGCCGTGGCGTGAATGGGATTTACTGTCGCGTGAAAAGCTGCTGGCTTACGCGGAAAAGGCGGGCATTCCGATCGAAATGAAGCACAAGCAAGGCGGCGCGCCCTACTCCATGGACGCGAACCTGCTGCATATCTCGTTCGAAGGCCGTCACCTGGAAGATCCGAAGGCTGAAGCCGAAGCCGATATGTGGCGCTGGACGGTCGCGCCCGAAGACGCGCCGGACCAGCCGGAATATCTGGATATCGAATACGAGAAGGGTGATCCGGTTGCGCTGAACGGCAAGCGCTTGTCGCCGGCGGAAATGCTGACGGAATTGAATGCGATCGGCGGCAAGCATGGCGTTGGCCGGCTGGATCTGGTCGAGAACCGCTATGTCGGCATGAAGTCACGGGGTTGTTACGAAACGCCGGGCGGCACGATCATGCTCAAGGCGCATCGCGGGATTGAGTCGATCACGCTGGATCGCGAAGTCGCGCATCTGAAGGACGACCTGATGCCGCGTTACGCCGCGCTGATTTACAACGGCTACTGGTGGAGCCCGGAGCGGCGCGCGCTGCAAGTGCTTATCGACCATACGCAGGACAAGGTCAACGGCTGGACGCGCGTGAAGCTGTACAAGGGCAGCGTGACGGTGGTTGCACGCGATTCGAAGGAAACGCTGTTCGACAAGAACATTGCTACGTTCGATGACGACGGCGGCGCGTACGATCAGGCCGATGCTGGCGGGTTCATCAAGCTGAACGCGTTGCGGATGCGGATTGCGGAAAATGCACGCCGCAAGCGCGGCGGCTGA
- the murB gene encoding UDP-N-acetylmuramate dehydrogenase, translating to MSESQFLSDYPLLAHNTFGFDVRAKHAVRLTEEAQIPALARDARINGLPQLVLGGGSNVVLTRNFDGVALLIELRGRRVINEDCEAVFVEAGAGENWHEFVAWTLSQGLPGLENLALIPGTVGAAPIQNIGAYGLEMGERFDRLRAIELSTGETREFDRDACAFGYRDSFFKQEGRGRFVIVSVTFRLPKAWTPRADYADIARVLETRGANNPQAIFDAVVAVRQAKLPDWRVLGNAGSFFKNPVVSAAAFDALKALEPELVSYKQHDGQFKLAAGWLIDQCGWKGRAIGAAAVHDRQALVLVNRGGASGAQILELAAAIKRDVHARFAVELEAEPVCL from the coding sequence ATGTCCGAGTCCCAATTTCTCTCCGATTACCCGCTGCTCGCGCATAACACGTTCGGTTTCGACGTCCGCGCCAAGCACGCCGTTCGGCTGACGGAAGAAGCGCAGATCCCGGCGCTTGCTCGCGACGCCCGTATAAACGGCCTGCCGCAACTGGTGCTCGGCGGCGGCAGCAATGTTGTGCTGACGCGCAATTTCGACGGTGTCGCGTTGCTCATTGAATTGCGCGGCCGCCGCGTGATCAACGAAGATTGCGAAGCCGTTTTTGTAGAAGCCGGCGCGGGTGAGAACTGGCACGAGTTCGTCGCGTGGACGTTGTCGCAGGGTTTGCCCGGGCTCGAAAATCTCGCGTTGATTCCCGGCACGGTGGGCGCGGCGCCAATCCAGAACATAGGCGCCTATGGGCTGGAAATGGGCGAGCGCTTCGACCGTTTACGCGCGATCGAATTATCGACGGGAGAAACGCGTGAATTTGATCGCGATGCATGCGCGTTCGGGTACCGCGACAGTTTTTTCAAGCAGGAAGGGCGTGGGCGTTTTGTGATCGTATCGGTGACCTTTCGTCTGCCGAAAGCGTGGACGCCACGCGCGGACTACGCGGATATCGCGCGCGTGCTCGAGACGAGGGGCGCGAACAATCCCCAGGCTATCTTCGATGCGGTGGTCGCGGTCCGGCAGGCAAAGTTGCCAGACTGGCGGGTGCTTGGAAACGCGGGAAGCTTCTTCAAGAATCCGGTTGTGAGTGCCGCGGCCTTTGACGCGTTGAAGGCGCTCGAGCCGGAGCTGGTGTCTTACAAGCAGCACGATGGTCAGTTCAAACTGGCCGCAGGATGGCTGATCGATCAATGCGGCTGGAAAGGCCGGGCGATCGGTGCGGCCGCTGTGCACGACCGGCAGGCGCTGGTTCTGGTGAACCGCGGTGGCGCGTCGGGCGCACAAATCCTGGAACTCGCCGCCGCCATTAAACGCGACGTACACGCGCGTTTCGCGGTCGAGCTTGAAGCGGAGCCGGTGTGTCTTTGA
- the queG gene encoding tRNA epoxyqueuosine(34) reductase QueG, giving the protein MNRLPEHPVERESASDDAVADTRHFSFDDEAALAELALRIKAWGRELGFAAVGVSDADLTEAEEGLASWLEAGYHGEMDYMAKHGMKRARPAELVAGTRRVITVRMAYLPASTLDGKARESATTADGQAIDWRTAEWARIDNPAAAVVSVYARGRDYHKVMRSRLQQLADRIEAEIGAYGYRVFTDSAPVLEVELAQKAGNGWRGKHTLLLQSDAGSLFFIGEILVDIPLPPDALTHPDHAPEHDGSHCGSCKRCIDVCPTGAIVAPYRVDARRCISYLTIELKGSIPEDMRPLIGNRVYGCDDCQLVCPWNKFAQAAPVADFDVRHGLDRASLVMLFGWSAHDFDERMQGSAIRRIGHEQWLRNIAVAMGNALRSPVLGADERSAIRNALNARSTDDSELVREHVEWALRQEA; this is encoded by the coding sequence ATGAACCGTTTGCCGGAACACCCTGTGGAACGCGAGAGCGCGTCAGACGACGCCGTCGCGGACACGCGCCACTTCAGCTTTGACGACGAAGCCGCGCTGGCTGAACTCGCGCTACGCATCAAGGCGTGGGGGCGCGAGCTGGGGTTCGCTGCAGTCGGCGTCAGCGACGCCGACTTGACGGAAGCCGAAGAAGGCCTGGCCTCATGGCTTGAAGCAGGCTATCACGGCGAGATGGATTATATGGCCAAACATGGGATGAAACGCGCAAGGCCAGCCGAGCTTGTGGCCGGCACGCGACGTGTTATTACAGTTCGAATGGCCTACTTGCCGGCATCGACGCTCGACGGCAAGGCGCGCGAAAGTGCCACGACAGCCGACGGTCAGGCAATCGACTGGCGCACGGCCGAATGGGCTCGAATAGACAATCCTGCGGCGGCGGTCGTGTCGGTCTACGCTCGAGGCCGCGATTATCACAAGGTCATGCGCAGCCGCTTGCAGCAGTTGGCCGATCGCATAGAGGCCGAGATTGGCGCGTACGGGTATCGCGTATTTACCGATTCCGCACCCGTTCTCGAGGTTGAGCTCGCGCAAAAAGCGGGCAACGGTTGGCGCGGAAAACACACGTTGTTGCTACAAAGCGATGCCGGTTCGCTGTTTTTTATCGGCGAGATTTTGGTGGATATTCCGCTGCCACCCGACGCTTTGACCCATCCCGATCACGCGCCCGAACACGACGGTTCGCATTGCGGAAGCTGTAAGCGCTGCATCGATGTTTGCCCGACCGGGGCGATCGTCGCGCCGTATCGCGTGGATGCCCGCCGTTGCATTTCGTATCTGACCATCGAGTTGAAGGGTAGCATTCCCGAAGACATGCGGCCGCTGATCGGCAACCGGGTTTATGGTTGCGACGATTGCCAACTGGTATGTCCGTGGAACAAGTTCGCGCAGGCCGCGCCGGTCGCGGATTTCGATGTGCGCCATGGGCTCGATCGCGCGTCGCTCGTAATGCTGTTCGGCTGGAGCGCCCATGATTTCGATGAACGCATGCAGGGCAGCGCGATTCGCCGCATTGGACACGAGCAATGGCTGCGTAATATCGCGGTGGCGATGGGCAATGCGTTGCGCTCGCCTGTTTTGGGCGCCGATGAGCGCTCGGCAATACGAAACGCACTGAATGCCCGCTCCACGGATGATTCAGAGCTGGTCCGTGAGCACGTCGAATGGGCGCTGCGCCAGGAAGCATGA
- a CDS encoding class I adenylate-forming enzyme family protein → MDMDVTALLAALPTRISDIPARLAARDPQHIVLIEDERRLNAAELVRAIDDTARQLAQAGVQGGDRVMIVSENCVAQVVLMFAVAKLDAWCLLTNARLSASEVDAIRAHAKPRVVAFTVDASKDAASHADRLHASVVTAATNIGASRFIVDETVSPEPVETDPARQCAALIYTTGTTGAPKGVMLSHRNVLFIAAMSSTLRRVTPEDVVYAVLPITHIYGLASVCLGSLYAGATLRLAPRFAPDAVRRALAEENVSIFQGVPAMHAKLVEQVQTSGTPWRAPALRFAYSGGSPLDAALKARVEGLYKVPLHNGYGMTESSPTISQTMLDAPRDDCSAGDPIPGIELRFVALDGVDVAPGEVGELWVRGPNVMLGYYRNEAQTRATVTKDGWLRTGDLGRQAPDGALYIVGRSKELIIRSGFNVYPAEVENVLNSHPDVLQSAVIGRPVEGNEEVIAFVELLPAVHALPDDIVQWCAERLAPYKRPAEIRVLAALPAASTGKVLKHKLRDEL, encoded by the coding sequence ATGGACATGGATGTCACCGCCCTGCTCGCCGCATTGCCCACGCGTATTTCCGATATTCCCGCGCGCCTCGCCGCCCGCGATCCGCAGCACATTGTCTTGATCGAGGACGAGCGGCGGCTGAATGCGGCGGAACTCGTGCGAGCCATTGACGACACCGCCCGCCAGCTAGCGCAAGCCGGTGTGCAAGGCGGCGATCGCGTGATGATCGTGAGTGAGAATTGCGTGGCGCAGGTGGTGCTGATGTTCGCCGTCGCGAAGCTCGACGCGTGGTGTTTGCTGACGAACGCCCGGCTTTCGGCAAGCGAAGTCGACGCGATCCGCGCGCACGCAAAACCGCGAGTGGTGGCGTTCACCGTCGATGCATCGAAGGATGCCGCGAGTCATGCGGACCGGTTGCACGCTTCAGTAGTGACAGCGGCAACGAACATAGGCGCGTCGCGTTTTATTGTCGATGAAACCGTGTCGCCGGAGCCCGTCGAAACCGATCCCGCCCGTCAATGTGCCGCACTGATCTACACCACGGGCACGACCGGCGCGCCCAAGGGCGTGATGCTGTCGCATCGCAACGTGTTGTTTATCGCGGCCATGTCCAGCACATTGCGGCGTGTGACGCCCGAAGACGTGGTGTACGCCGTGCTGCCCATTACGCACATCTACGGACTGGCGTCGGTCTGTCTCGGCAGCCTGTACGCGGGGGCAACGCTCCGGCTCGCGCCGCGCTTCGCCCCGGATGCCGTGCGGCGAGCGTTGGCGGAAGAGAACGTCTCGATCTTCCAGGGCGTACCGGCCATGCACGCAAAGCTCGTCGAACAGGTGCAGACAAGCGGTACGCCGTGGCGTGCACCCGCGCTGCGTTTCGCATATTCCGGCGGGTCTCCGCTCGATGCCGCGTTGAAGGCACGCGTCGAAGGCTTGTACAAGGTGCCGCTGCACAATGGCTATGGCATGACGGAAAGCAGTCCGACCATATCGCAGACCATGCTCGACGCGCCACGCGATGACTGCTCGGCAGGCGATCCCATACCCGGTATCGAGCTGCGATTCGTCGCGCTGGATGGCGTGGATGTGGCACCGGGCGAAGTCGGTGAACTATGGGTGCGCGGCCCGAACGTGATGCTCGGGTATTACCGCAATGAAGCGCAGACGCGGGCGACAGTCACGAAAGATGGCTGGCTCCGAACCGGCGATCTTGGGCGACAGGCGCCGGATGGCGCGTTGTATATCGTCGGGCGCAGCAAGGAACTGATCATCCGTTCGGGCTTCAACGTGTACCCGGCTGAAGTCGAGAACGTGCTGAACTCCCATCCCGATGTGCTGCAATCTGCGGTGATCGGGAGGCCGGTCGAGGGCAACGAGGAGGTGATCGCGTTCGTCGAATTGCTGCCCGCGGTGCATGCGCTGCCCGACGATATCGTCCAGTGGTGTGCTGAGCGTCTCGCGCCTTACAAGCGCCCCGCCGAGATCCGCGTGCTGGCGGCACTGCCGGCGGCATCGACAGGAAAGGTGTTGAAACACAAGCTTCGGGACGAACTTTAA
- the argF gene encoding ornithine carbamoyltransferase, whose product MTEKKIRHYLQFKDFSLDDYDYVLERARILKRKFKSYETYHPLHDRTLAMIFEKNSTRTRLSFEAGIFQLGGHAVFLSTRDTQLGRGEPIEDAAQVVSRMVDIIMIRTFGQHIIQRFAENSRVPVINGLTNEYHPCQVLADVFTYYELRGPIAGKTVAWVGDANNMLYTWIEAAQILGFKLRLSTPPGYALDHSLVSADSAPFYEEFADPNDACAGADLVTTDVWTSMGFEAENEVRKKAFADWCVDSDMMARAHPDALFMHCLPAHRGEEVSAEVIDGPQSVVWDEAENRLHVQKALMEYLLLGKLNH is encoded by the coding sequence ATGACCGAAAAAAAAATTCGCCACTACCTGCAGTTCAAGGATTTCTCTCTCGACGACTATGACTACGTGCTCGAACGCGCGCGTATTCTCAAGCGCAAGTTCAAGAGCTACGAGACCTACCATCCTCTGCACGACCGCACGCTGGCGATGATCTTCGAGAAGAATTCAACGCGTACTAGGCTCTCGTTCGAAGCGGGTATCTTCCAGCTTGGCGGCCACGCCGTGTTCCTCAGCACACGCGACACGCAACTCGGCCGCGGCGAACCTATCGAGGACGCGGCGCAAGTGGTGTCGCGCATGGTCGACATCATCATGATCCGCACGTTTGGCCAGCACATCATCCAGCGCTTCGCCGAAAATTCGCGCGTGCCGGTGATCAACGGTTTGACGAACGAATATCACCCGTGCCAGGTTCTTGCCGACGTCTTTACCTACTATGAATTGCGCGGCCCCATCGCGGGGAAAACCGTGGCCTGGGTCGGTGACGCGAACAACATGCTGTACACGTGGATCGAAGCCGCGCAGATTCTCGGGTTCAAGTTGCGCCTGTCCACGCCGCCCGGTTACGCGCTCGACCATTCGTTGGTATCGGCCGATAGCGCGCCGTTCTACGAAGAATTCGCCGATCCGAACGACGCCTGCGCCGGCGCAGACCTTGTCACCACCGACGTCTGGACCAGCATGGGCTTCGAAGCCGAGAACGAAGTGCGCAAGAAGGCCTTCGCCGACTGGTGCGTCGACTCGGACATGATGGCGCGCGCTCATCCGGACGCCCTCTTCATGCACTGCCTGCCCGCACACCGCGGCGAGGAAGTGAGCGCCGAGGTGATCGACGGCCCACAGAGCGTAGTGTGGGACGAAGCTGAGAACCGGCTGCACGTCCAGAAGGCGCTGATGGAATATCTGCTGCTCGGCAAACTCAATCACTGA
- the ybaK gene encoding Cys-tRNA(Pro) deacylase, with the protein MSKVKHISETPATQFLRRHKVAFGEHPYEYVEHGGTEESARQLGVDEHRVVKTLVMEDEYAKPLIVLMHGDKTVSTKNLARQIGAKRVEPCKPEVANRHSGFLIGGTSPFGTKKAMPVYVESTILDLDTIYLNGGRRGYLVSIAPPVLTDLLKATPVSCASVD; encoded by the coding sequence ATGTCCAAGGTAAAACACATTTCCGAGACCCCGGCGACGCAGTTTTTGCGTCGGCACAAGGTCGCTTTCGGCGAACATCCTTATGAGTATGTCGAGCATGGTGGCACGGAAGAATCGGCGCGCCAGCTGGGTGTAGATGAACATCGCGTGGTCAAGACGCTCGTGATGGAGGATGAATACGCGAAGCCGCTGATCGTGCTCATGCACGGCGACAAAACCGTCTCGACGAAGAATCTGGCCCGGCAGATTGGCGCGAAGCGCGTCGAGCCGTGCAAGCCGGAAGTGGCCAACCGTCATTCAGGGTTCTTGATTGGCGGGACGTCGCCGTTTGGCACGAAGAAGGCGATGCCGGTGTACGTGGAATCGACCATCCTGGACCTGGACACAATCTATCTGAACGGCGGACGGCGCGGATATCTGGTGAGCATTGCGCCGCCGGTTCTGACCGACCTGCTGAAGGCCACGCCAGTGAGTTGCGCGAGCGTCGATTAA
- the xerD gene encoding site-specific tyrosine recombinase XerD: MEVTEAERAPELVSSSASIDLFCDALWLEHGLAKNSLEAYRRDLRLFSEWLSKTRGGTVDTATEADMNGYLAARRADKATSANRRLSVFRRYYAWALREHRAPADPTLKLRSAKQAPRFPKTLNEAQVEALLNAPDVETALGLRDRTMLELMYASGLRVTELVTLKTVEVGLNEGVVRVMGKGSKERLIPFGAVAHDWIERYLRESRPVLLGARAADALFVTTRGEGMTRQQFWNIIKRHALTADVRAPLSPHTLRHAFATHLLNHGADLRVVQMLLGHTDISTTQIYTHVARERLKTLHHDHHPRG; encoded by the coding sequence ATGGAAGTGACCGAGGCAGAACGCGCGCCGGAACTCGTGTCGAGCAGCGCATCGATCGATCTTTTTTGCGACGCGCTCTGGCTCGAACATGGTCTCGCCAAGAACTCGCTTGAGGCGTACCGGCGCGATTTGCGCTTGTTCTCCGAGTGGTTATCGAAGACACGGGGCGGCACTGTGGATACCGCCACCGAAGCCGACATGAACGGCTATCTCGCCGCCCGTCGCGCGGACAAGGCAACGTCCGCCAACCGCCGGTTATCGGTTTTTCGCCGCTACTACGCGTGGGCATTGCGAGAGCATCGCGCGCCCGCCGATCCCACGCTTAAGCTGCGTTCGGCCAAACAGGCACCGCGCTTTCCCAAGACCTTGAACGAAGCCCAGGTCGAGGCCTTGCTGAACGCGCCCGATGTGGAAACCGCGCTTGGGCTACGCGACCGGACCATGCTTGAGCTGATGTACGCAAGCGGCCTGCGCGTGACCGAACTCGTCACGTTGAAGACCGTGGAGGTGGGCTTGAACGAAGGCGTGGTGCGCGTGATGGGCAAGGGGTCGAAGGAGCGCCTTATCCCGTTCGGGGCGGTCGCGCACGACTGGATCGAGCGCTATTTGCGCGAATCGCGGCCGGTGTTGCTCGGCGCTCGCGCCGCCGATGCCCTGTTCGTCACCACGCGCGGCGAAGGCATGACGCGCCAGCAGTTCTGGAACATCATCAAGCGCCACGCGCTCACCGCCGACGTGCGCGCGCCGCTCTCACCGCACACCTTGCGGCATGCGTTCGCCACGCACTTGCTGAATCACGGGGCCGATTTACGCGTGGTGCAAATGCTGCTCGGCCATACTGACATTTCCACGACGCAGATCTACACCCACGTCGCGCGGGAGCGGCTGAAGACGCTGCATCACGATCACCATCCGCGCGGCTGA
- a CDS encoding DUF3579 domain-containing protein produces the protein MAETIPTEYFIQGVTSNGKTFRPSDWSERLCGVMSGFGPGKRGPNARLQYSVYVRPTLLGNVKTVILDSRLRDIEPMAFDFVMNFAKDNDLLVTEACELPPHHATQQHGSTSG, from the coding sequence ATGGCCGAAACAATTCCAACCGAATACTTCATCCAGGGCGTTACGTCGAACGGCAAGACTTTTCGGCCGAGCGACTGGTCGGAACGGCTTTGCGGCGTGATGTCGGGGTTCGGCCCGGGCAAGCGCGGGCCCAATGCCCGGTTGCAGTATTCCGTTTATGTGCGCCCGACCTTGCTCGGTAACGTGAAGACGGTGATTCTCGATTCCCGCTTGCGTGACATTGAGCCTATGGCTTTCGATTTCGTGATGAACTTCGCTAAAGACAATGATCTTCTTGTGACGGAGGCGTGCGAATTGCCGCCGCATCATGCCACGCAGCAACACGGCTCAACGAGCGGCTAA
- a CDS encoding acyl-CoA dehydrogenase family protein, which yields MIRDSETQTLLEDAIRRFVRETLVPREAEVDETDQIPADVLAAMREIGLFGLTIPEAYGGLGLTMEEEVRVAFELGQTSPAFRSVIGTNNGIGSIGILLDGSEEQKQHYLPKLAAGDLIGSFCLTEPDAGSDAASLKTKARKDGDHYVLNGTKRFITNAPEAGIFTVMARTSDAKGASGISAFIVERESPGLSLGKPDRKMGQRGAHTCDVIFENCRIPAAQLIGGVEGVGFKTAMKVLDKGRLHIAAIAIGAAKRMLRDALAYAMERKQFGQPIVEFQLVQAMLADSKTEIYAAECMVLDAARRRDEGRDVSIEASCAKYFATEMCGRVADRAVQVHGGAGYISEYGIERFYRDVRLFRLYEGTSQIQQVIIARGLMRGTEI from the coding sequence GTGATTCGCGATTCAGAAACCCAGACGTTGCTTGAAGACGCCATTCGCCGATTTGTACGCGAAACCCTCGTGCCGCGTGAAGCGGAAGTCGATGAAACCGACCAGATTCCCGCCGATGTGCTCGCCGCCATGCGCGAGATCGGCCTGTTCGGGCTGACCATTCCGGAGGCTTACGGCGGACTCGGCCTGACGATGGAAGAGGAAGTGCGCGTGGCGTTCGAACTCGGCCAGACATCGCCGGCGTTCAGGTCCGTGATCGGCACGAACAACGGCATCGGGTCGATTGGCATTCTGCTGGACGGCAGCGAGGAACAGAAGCAGCACTATCTGCCGAAGCTCGCCGCGGGCGATCTGATCGGCTCGTTCTGCCTGACCGAGCCGGACGCGGGCTCGGACGCAGCATCGCTGAAAACCAAAGCGCGCAAGGACGGCGACCACTACGTGCTGAACGGCACGAAGCGCTTCATCACGAACGCGCCGGAAGCCGGCATCTTCACCGTAATGGCGCGCACGAGCGACGCCAAAGGCGCAAGCGGCATTTCCGCGTTCATTGTGGAGCGTGAATCGCCCGGGCTATCGCTCGGCAAACCCGACAGGAAAATGGGCCAGCGCGGCGCGCATACCTGCGACGTGATCTTCGAGAACTGCCGCATTCCGGCCGCGCAATTGATCGGCGGCGTGGAGGGCGTCGGATTCAAGACCGCCATGAAAGTGCTCGATAAAGGGCGTTTACACATTGCAGCCATCGCTATTGGCGCTGCTAAACGGATGCTGCGCGACGCCCTCGCCTACGCCATGGAACGCAAGCAGTTCGGCCAGCCGATCGTCGAATTCCAGCTCGTGCAAGCCATGCTGGCCGACAGCAAGACCGAGATCTATGCGGCCGAATGCATGGTGCTCGACGCCGCGCGCCGCCGCGACGAGGGCCGCGACGTGTCCATAGAAGCGTCGTGCGCCAAATATTTCGCCACCGAGATGTGCGGCCGCGTGGCCGATCGCGCGGTGCAGGTGCACGGTGGCGCGGGGTATATCTCGGAGTACGGCATCGAACGTTTTTATCGCGATGTGCGGCTCTTCAGGCTTTACGAAGGCACATCGCAGATTCAACAAGTGATCATCGCGCGCGGACTGATGCGCGGCACGGAGATTTGA